A genomic segment from Sulfitobacter mediterraneus encodes:
- the rpsT gene encoding 30S ribosomal protein S20 yields the protein MANTPQSKKRARQNEKRFQINKARRSRIRTYLRKVEEAIASGDKDAASAALQAAQPELMRGVTKGVFHKNTASRKMSRLSARVKALG from the coding sequence ACGCGCCCGTCAGAACGAAAAGCGTTTCCAGATCAACAAAGCACGCCGTTCGCGCATCCGCACGTATCTGCGCAAAGTCGAAGAAGCGATCGCATCCGGCGACAAAGACGCGGCGTCCGCAGCCCTCCAGGCTGCACAGCCAGAACTGATGCGCGGTGTGACCAAGGGCGTGTTCCACAAAAACACAGCATCGCGGAAAATGTCCCGCCTGTCCGCGCGGGTCAAAGCGCTGGGTTAA
- the dnaN gene encoding DNA polymerase III subunit beta, with translation MKFSIERAALLKAVSQAQSVVERRNTIPILANVLIEAEGSDVSFRATDLDIEVVDKVGAQVERAGATTVSATLLHEIVRKLPDGALINLTADSAAGRLTVEAGRSNFSLATLPREDFPVMASSEYASNFSAPAPVLRRLFDKSKFAISTEETRYYLNGVYMHTADSAGGKVLRCVATDGHRLARIDANLPEGAAEMPGVIVPRKTVGELRKLLDDDDLQVAVSVSETKVRFATPEITLTSKVIDGTFPDYTRVIPQGNTRKMEVDASDFAQAVDRVATVSSERSRAVKLQLDEDRLILSVNAPDSGAAEEELAVAYGDERLEIGFNAKYLLEIASQVDRENAVFLFNSSGDPTLMREGNDESAVYVVMPMRV, from the coding sequence ATGAAATTCAGCATCGAACGCGCCGCGTTGCTCAAGGCAGTCAGCCAGGCACAATCTGTTGTTGAGCGGCGCAATACCATTCCGATCCTCGCCAATGTGCTGATTGAGGCAGAAGGCAGCGACGTGTCCTTCCGCGCCACCGATCTGGATATCGAAGTTGTCGACAAGGTTGGCGCACAGGTTGAACGTGCCGGAGCGACGACCGTGTCCGCAACCTTGCTGCATGAAATTGTCCGAAAGCTGCCGGATGGTGCATTGATCAACCTGACGGCTGACAGTGCCGCTGGGCGTCTCACGGTTGAGGCTGGCCGCTCCAACTTTAGCCTTGCCACCTTGCCGCGTGAAGATTTCCCGGTGATGGCCTCTTCTGAATATGCCTCGAACTTCAGTGCGCCGGCGCCGGTGCTGCGCCGCCTGTTCGACAAATCCAAATTTGCGATCTCTACCGAAGAAACGCGGTACTATCTCAATGGTGTCTACATGCACACGGCAGATTCCGCAGGTGGCAAGGTGCTGCGCTGTGTGGCGACCGATGGTCACCGGCTTGCCCGGATTGACGCAAATCTGCCCGAAGGCGCGGCCGAGATGCCCGGCGTGATTGTGCCGCGGAAAACCGTGGGTGAGCTGCGCAAACTGCTGGATGATGATGATTTGCAGGTCGCCGTGTCAGTTTCGGAAACCAAGGTGCGCTTTGCCACGCCAGAGATTACCCTGACATCCAAGGTCATTGACGGCACATTCCCCGATTACACCCGCGTCATCCCACAGGGCAACACCCGCAAGATGGAAGTTGACGCCAGCGATTTTGCGCAGGCGGTCGATCGTGTTGCCACCGTAAGCTCCGAACGGTCCCGCGCGGTAAAGTTGCAACTGGACGAAGACCGTCTGATCCTGTCGGTCAACGCCCCAGACAGTGGCGCGGCCGAAGAAGAGCTGGCAGTGGCTTACGGCGATGAACGGCTTGAGATCGGATTTAACGCCAAGTATCTGTTGGAAATCGCCAGCCAGGTGGACCGCGAGAATGCGGTGTTCCTGTTCAACTCTTCCGGCGATCCGACATTGATGCGCGAAGGCAATGACGAATCCGCTGTCTATGTCGTCATGCCGATGCGTGTGTGA
- the dnaA gene encoding chromosomal replication initiator protein DnaA translates to MTQDQWGAIRQRLLKTVGQNNFTTWIEPLVPGPVSEGIATLHVPTNFFGNYVSQNFADLILHEINAEGVEASRLNFALAAQSGSTAAKPVMPPKKPAAPQAAANSNVLNTAPLDPRFSFDNFVVGKPNELAHAAARRVAEGGPVTFNPLFLYGGVGLGKTHLMHAIALELQQRKPQMNVLYLSAEQFMYRFVQALRDRKMMDFKEIFRSVDVLMVDDVQFIAGKDSTQEEFFHTFNALVDQNKQIIISADRAPGEIKDLEDRVKSRLQCGLVVDLHPTDYELRLGILQSKVEVQRRNYPGLEVDDGVLEFLAHRISSNVRVLEGALTRLFAFASLVGREINMELTQDCLADVLRDSERKITVEEIQRKVSDHYNIRLSDMIGPKRLRSYARPRQVAMYLCKQMTSRSLPEIGRRFGGRDHTTVMHGVRRIEELKQSDGQIAEDLEMLRRALEA, encoded by the coding sequence ATGACGCAGGACCAATGGGGCGCAATTAGGCAGCGACTTCTCAAAACTGTAGGGCAGAACAATTTTACAACCTGGATTGAGCCACTTGTTCCGGGTCCGGTGTCGGAAGGGATTGCAACCCTGCATGTGCCGACCAACTTTTTTGGAAACTACGTCAGCCAGAATTTCGCCGATCTGATCCTGCATGAGATCAACGCTGAAGGTGTTGAGGCATCGCGCCTGAACTTTGCCCTGGCAGCCCAATCCGGTTCGACCGCAGCCAAACCCGTCATGCCTCCCAAAAAACCCGCCGCGCCGCAGGCCGCAGCAAACTCAAATGTCTTGAACACCGCCCCGCTTGACCCGCGTTTCAGCTTTGACAATTTTGTTGTCGGCAAACCCAACGAGCTGGCCCATGCCGCCGCCCGCCGCGTTGCCGAAGGTGGCCCTGTCACTTTTAACCCGCTGTTTTTGTATGGTGGTGTTGGCCTTGGTAAAACACACCTGATGCACGCCATCGCGCTTGAGTTGCAGCAGCGCAAACCGCAGATGAATGTGCTTTATCTGTCTGCCGAACAATTCATGTACAGGTTTGTTCAGGCCTTGCGTGATCGCAAGATGATGGACTTCAAAGAGATCTTTCGTTCCGTCGATGTGTTGATGGTGGACGATGTGCAATTCATCGCCGGCAAAGACAGCACGCAAGAAGAATTCTTTCACACGTTCAACGCGCTGGTGGACCAAAACAAACAGATCATTATTTCCGCCGATCGCGCCCCCGGCGAGATCAAGGATCTTGAGGACCGTGTTAAATCCCGCCTGCAATGCGGTCTGGTGGTGGATCTGCATCCCACCGATTACGAATTGCGCCTTGGCATCCTGCAAAGCAAAGTCGAGGTTCAGCGCCGCAACTATCCCGGCCTTGAGGTTGATGATGGCGTGCTGGAGTTCCTCGCGCACCGGATCAGTTCAAACGTGCGGGTTCTTGAGGGTGCACTGACACGGCTTTTCGCCTTTGCCTCACTGGTCGGGCGTGAGATCAACATGGAACTGACGCAGGACTGCCTTGCCGATGTTCTGCGCGATTCAGAGCGCAAGATCACCGTCGAAGAGATCCAGCGCAAAGTCAGCGATCACTACAACATCCGTCTGAGCGATATGATCGGCCCGAAACGCCTGCGCAGCTATGCCCGGCCCCGTCAGGTGGCGATGTATTTGTGCAAACAGATGACCAGCCGCAGCCTGCCCGAGATTGGCCGCCGCTTTGGCGGGCGCGACCATACCACCGTGATGCATGGGGTGCGCCGGATTGAAGAGTTGAAACAATCAGATGGCCAGATTGCCGAAGATCTGGAAATGCTGCGCCGCGCCCTTGAGGCGTGA